The DNA segment AATGCAACTCTATGACCAATATTTCCAAAACCAATAACACCTAGTTTTTTTCCATAAAGTTCATTACCATACCAATCTTCTCTTTTCCATACTCTATCAATTTTTAATTGATTATGAGCATAAGGAAACTTTCTCATACAAGAAAGCATATGAGCCATTGTAAGTTCAACTGCAGCAATCGTGTTTGCAGTTGGAACATTCATAGCAATTATTCCTCTTTTACTACAACCATCAATATCAACATTATCATAACCTACACCAGCTCTAATAATTGCTTTTAAATTAACAGCTGCATTTAAAAACTTTTCATCAACGTCTGTTGATGATCTTGTAATTGCAACATCAGCATCTTTTATAACGTCTAATAATTTAACTTTATCAATATCAGCTGCAAAAACATAATTTATGTCTTCACAGTTTTTTAAAATATTTAATCCAGCTTCGTGAATATGATCACAAACTACAATTGTATGTTTACTCATCAAAATATTCCTAATTATTTTATTTGGTCTTTAATAATATCACCTAAAGTCATAGATGAGTCATCATTCACCGACTTTAACATCTCTCTTTCTTGTTGTTGCTCCAATCTTTTAACTGATAATCTAACTCTATTTTTTTTAGTATCAATATTAATTATCACAGCTTTAACTTCATCACCAATTTTAACTTCGTCAGCTTTTAGTGGTCCAAAATCTTCAGTTCTAATTAATCCATCAAGATTGTTTTCAAGTTTTATAAATAAACCAAAATCTTTAATGTCTTTTACATTACCTGTAATAATATCACCAAGTTTATAAGCATCTTGGAATTTTTTAGCAGGAGATTCAGCTATTTCCTTAATAGAAAGTGAAATATTTTCTTTTTCTCTATCAATTTTAATTATTTTAACTTCTACTTCATCACCTTTTTTGAATAGGTTTTTACATTTTGCATTTGGTTCCCAACTAGCTTCTTCATTGTGCAATAAACCATCAACATTTCCAATACTTACAAAAGCTCCAAAATCAGTTAAAGTAGCAATTTTACCTTTTATAACATCTCCCACTTTATGCTCATTTACAAATTTAGTAAATGGTTTTTCTTGAAGATTTTTTAAAGATACTCTTAATCTTTTTTGGTCGATATTTAATTCGATTACTTCAACATTGATTTCATCACCAATATTTAAAATCTCTTTTGGATTTTTTATATTTTTATTCCAAGATAATTCAGAAATATGTAGTAAACCTTCAATATCATTTCCTAAATCAACGAATGCACCATAAGATTCAAAGTTAGAAACAGTAACAGTAATTGTATCACCAACTTCTAATTGATCTTTAATATCTTCCCAAGGATTAGATAAAGCAGCTTTTATAGAAAGACTTAAATGTTGTTTTGCTTTATCATATGATAAAACAACAACAGAAACTGTATCTCCTTCAGAGTAGTAGTTTGCAGGATTAACAGGACCTTTGTATGATATTTCATTGTAGTTTACTAAACCATCAATTCCACCTAAATCAACAAACATTCCATAAGAAGTTATTTTTTTGATTGTTCCATTTATTGTAGATTTGTTTTCTAAAATTTCTGAAATCTTACTATCTTTTACAGATTTTTCTTCTTCAATTAATTTTTTTCTAGAAACAATAATTGAGTTTTGATTTTTATTTACTTTTAAAACTTTAGCTTTAACGTTTTTACCTATTGCTCCAATAGTTTTCATGTAAGATTGTGCAAGTGGCATGAAATATTCACAACCATCAGCATCTTCAATTGTGAAACCACCTCTTTGCTTGATTCCAACAATTTTACCTTCAATTACTACATCTTCAAAGTTTTCTCCATGAGCTTTGATGAAGTTATCAAATTTCTCTTTTTGTAAAACTTTTTTATGTGAAATACTAGGTCTCTCACCTCTATTTCCCATAAGCATAACAGGGATTGTATCACCCACTTTATACTTTATTTCTCCAGCAACTGTAATTTCAGATATTGGCAGTAAACCTTCAATTTTTTGTCCAACATCAACTAAAACTCTATCAGCACTAATTTCAACTATTACACCATCAACTACAGAATTATTTTCTGCTTGCTCAAAAGACTCATTAAGCATTTGCTCAAAATCAAAGTCTTCACCTAAATCAATATCATCCATACGCATTTTATACCTTCTTGTTTACCAGTTTTTTTAAAATTGGACGATTATACAAAAATGTGGCTTAAATTTTCTATTTGAATGATTCAATTTTATCAATCACTTTTTGGATAACCCAATCAGGCGTACTTGCACCAGCAGTTATTCCACAAAATTCTTTGTTTTTAAACCATGAATTTTCTAGTTCAGTTTCATTTTCTATTAGGTGAGAATCTTTACAATTTTCTAGACAAATTGAGTGTAATTGTTTTGTATTTGATGAACTTTTTCCACCAATTACAATCATTACATCAGCTTTTTTTGAAATCTCTCTAGCCGCATCTTGATTTTCAAAAGTTGCATCGCATATTGTGTTAAATACTCTAACTTCTTTATTTTTTAGAATTAAAGCATTTATTATTTCCAAATAGCACTCTTTTTTCTTTGTAGTTTGTGCAACACAAGCAATTTTCTTATTTTTAAATATTATTTTTTCTAAATCTTTAACTGATAAAACAACATGAACATCTTCTAAATCAGCTGCATAAGACATAACACCCTTCACCTCAGGATGCTCTAAATCTCCAAAAATTAGAATTGAATAGCCCTCTTTAGACATATTTTTTACAATATTTTGAGGAGTTGTAACAAATGGACAAGTTGCATTTATAACTTTTTTTGCACTTTTTCTAAGTTCTTTTAAATCATTTTTCGGAATACCATGAGTTCTTATGATTACAGTATCATTTGGTTTTACATCACTTAAATTTGAATAAAGTCCAACATTAAAATCATTTTTTAGTCTATTAATTTCATCTTGATTATGAATTAGTGGACCCATTGTTGCACTATTTTCATACTTTTGTGCAATATCTATGGCTCTTTTTACTCCAAAACAAAATCCATAGTTACTAGCAAGTTCTATTTTCAAAGTTTATCCTTAATATAATGAATCCAAAATTTCTTTGAAGTTTGGAAAAGATGAGTTTATACAATCTGTGTCATTTATTTCCATATCACAATTAAGTCCTGCAATTGAAAAGCTCATAGCAATTCTATGGTCTCCAAAAGAATCAATTGTAGCTTTATGTAATGCTCCACCTATTATTTCATACCCATCTTCAAATTCAGTGTAGTTAACTCCACAAAGTTTTAAATTATTTACAACAGCACTAATTCTGTCACTTTCTTTTACTCTTAACTCTTTTGCATTTTTAACTATAGATTTTCCTTTTGCTAAGCTCATAGCAATACTAAGAGCAGGTAGTTCATCTATTAACCAAGAGATATTTTCACTTACTTCAACGCCATTTAGTTCATTTCCAATTACTTCAATATCTCCAATAGGCTCATATACATTTTCTTTTTCAATAAAGTTTACAATAGCACCCATTTTTTGAAGTATTATATAGGCTTCAACTCTTGTTGGATTTAAAGAAGCATTTTTAATAACAACTCTTGATCTTTTAGAGATAGCGGCTGCAACAGCAAAGAAAAATCCACTTGATGGGTCTGTAGGTACAGTTATATTTAAAGGTTTTAAATGAGATTTTAGTGGTTCAATATTTATAAATCCTTCACTATCTGTGAAAATATTGGCTCCCATTCCACAAAGCATTCTTTCTGTATGATCTCTTGTTAATTCATTTTCTTTATATTTGCTAATTCCTTTTGCTCTTAATGCGGCTAAAATCATAGCTGACTTAACTTGAGCAGAGTCTACAGGTGAAATATAAGTAAAAGGAGTTAAATCTTTTACTCCTCTTATAAAAAGAGGGGCTTTATTTCCATTTTCTCTTCCATCAATATTTGCTCCAATACTTCTTAATGGATCTGCAACTCTTTTCATAGGACGACTTCTAAGATACTTGTCACCAGTTAATACAAAACTTCCATCTACACTTGCTAATAAACCACAAAAAAGTCTCATAGCAGTTCCAGAATTTCCACAATCAAGTATATCATTTGGTTCAACTAAATTGTCAATAGGAGTTATTTCAACGTCACTTCCATTTCTTACAATTTTTGCACCTAATTGTTCAACTATTTTTAAAGTATTTAAAGTGTCTTCAGCAGTTAAATAGTTTTTTATATATGATGTTTGGTTAGAAAAAAGTGAAAACATCGCACATCTATGTGAGATTGATTTATCACTTGCTATATTTTCTATTGTTATATCAAAAGGTTTTGATAATTTTTTTATGCTAAAATTTTCCACTTTTTTCCTTTTTTATTATCTTAATGTAATATTTAATTTCTTATTTAAAATATCTAAAATAGAGTTGATAACTAAATTGATATCTTCATCTTCTAAAGTTTTTTCATTACTTTGAAGTGTAAATCTAATAGTTAAACTTTCAAACTCTCCTAATTTCTCATCACTATAAATATCAATTAAATTAAATTGTTTAATTAAAGAAATATTTAATGAATTGATAGCTTTTTTAATTTCTTTAAATTCAAGATTTTTAGGAGCTATAATACTTAGGTCTTTTCTTGAAGCTTGAAATTTAGAATATGAAGAAGCTTTTGTTAAATCATTTTTAACTGCTTCAAAATCTATTTGAGCAACAAATGTATCGTTTAAATCATAATCATTAGCAACACTAGGATGAAGTTTTGATATAAATCCTACAATATTATTATCAATAATTATATTTGCACTTTGATATGGATGTATAAATTTATTATCAATATTTTGCATTGTTTCTAATTCAAACTCACCAATTGTATTTAAAACTTTTTTAGCAAAAGAGAAAAAATCCATATTTTTTGGCTTACCAGCATTGCTAACATCTTCTTGTTCAGCAGCACCACTATGAATAAATGCAATTTTTTTACTCTCTTTTCTATTTTCGTCAAAAATAGTTCCAATTTCGAAGAAACTAGCTTTTCTTCCACCTGTTTTAAAATTATTTGAACAAGCTTCGACTAAATTTAGTAACAAAGTAGTTCTATATGTATTTAATTCTTTTACAATAGGATTAACAATTTCCAAATCTTCTTTTACAGTTTTAAAACCATATTTAACTAAATTTTCTTTAGAAGTAAATACATAAGTTAAAGTTTCAAAAAAACCATTTTCAACTGCTTTACATCTAATTTTGTTCTTTTTTAGTAAATCTAAGCTAGTTTTATTTACTCTATTTACTTCATCAATACAAAGAGGTTTTGATTTTATATTGTCAATACCAATTATTCTAATTATCTCTTCTGTAATATCTGCAACATTTTTTATATCATGTCTATAATATGGAACTTTTATTGATAGTGTATCTTCAATTGGTTCTTTTACTTCAAAACCTAAAGATATTAAAATTTTTTCAATTTCATTTTTTTCAATTTCTTGACCAATAATAGAATTTATTTTTTTTATATTTGCATCAACAAATAACTTTTCTTTATCATCAATATAATCAATAGAACCTTTATATAAAGTTCCACCCAATTTTGAAATAAGGTTTGACAAATAATCTAATCCAAGGCTAATATTTGGTTCACTTCCTCTTGAAGATTTATAAAAAACATCTGAAGTTTTTATTTTTTTATCAAATACTAATTTTGAAATTAACTCTGGATTTACATAAGATGCTTCAAGTAAAAACTCATTTTCTACTTCTTCGAAATTATTTTGTAAAACAGAAGGTTTACTTAAAATTTGTGAATTAAAATAGATTGTATCAAAACCATTATCATCTTTTTTAATTTCTAAAATAGAAGATTTTGATTTTGGATATGCATTTAAAATAACACCACAAGAGTGTGTAGTATAACTTAAAATATTTTTTATATCTTTATTCTCTTCGTATTTTTTTATAGTAGATAATCTTAGTTTTTTAATTAGATCTAAATTGAAACCAGATAAATCGGCTGCTTTAAAAACTAAAGAAGAGTTAATTTTATTGTCACAATTTATTTTAAAATTTTGACCAATACTTGATTCATTGTAATGTATATATTTGTCTAATTCATTTAAAGGGATTTCATAAAATGCACTAAGTTCTCTCGCAATTCCTAAAATACTTAAACAATCACCTCTATTTGGAGTAAGACCTATTTCTATAATATCATCATTTAAAGTAGGATAATCCTTTAACTCTTTACCTAAAGTGAGTTCTCCTATTGAATTATCAAGAATCATAATTCCATCATTTATTTTAGGAAGACCAAGTTCTGTTGAAGAACAAATCATTCCATTAGATTCAACTCCTCTTAATTTTGCTGCTTTTATTTTAAAATCTTCTCCTAAAACAGCTCCAATAGTTGCAACAGCAACAATTTGTCCTGCATCTACATTGCTTGCCCCACAAACAATTTGAGTAACTTCATTTCCTATATCAACTTGGCAAACATTTAATTTATCAGCATCAGGATGTTTTTCTTTACTTAAAACTTTTGCAACAACTACTTTTTCAGGAATAGTATTTCTTTCTAAACTATCAACTTCTAAACCTATACTATTTAAAGTTTTACAGATTTCATCTGTACTTATATTCGATATATTTATAAATTCTTCTAACCATTTTCTTGTAATTATCATTTGAATTGTCCTAATAATCTTGTATCACTTTCAAATAGTGATCTTAAATCTCCAATACTATGAATTAACATAGCAAATCTTTCTATTCCTAAACCAAATGCATAACCTGATTTATCTTTATATCCAACTGCATCAAAAACATTTTGGTCTACAACTCCACAACCTAAAACTTCTAACCATCCTGTTTGTGAACATACTCTACAACCATCACCTTTACAAAATACACATGAAATATCAACTTCAGCAGATGGTTCTGTAAATGGGAAATATGAAGGTCTAAATCTTACATCAACTTCACCAAACATATGTTGTAAGAATTCAACTAAAACATGTTTTAAATTAGCAAAAGATATCTTATCTGCATCATCTACAACTAGTGCTTCTATTTGATGAAACATTGGAGTATGAGTTATATCAAAATCTCTTCTAAAAACAGTTCCTGGCGCGATCATTCTAATAGGAGCTTTTTGGCTTAGCATAGTTCTTATTTGCACTGGAGATGTATGAGTTCTTAGTAAAGTGTAATCTTTATTGTAAAATGTATCTGCCATATCTCTTGCTGGATGATATTCTGGTAAATTTAACGCTTGGAAATTGTGAAAATCATCTTCTACTAAAGGTCCTTCTTCAACTGCAAAATTTAAATTTAAAAAATAGTTTACTATTCTATTCATTGTCTCAGCAACTGGATGATAAGCACCACAAGAAAGCTCGTTATTAAATTTTGTAACATCTATTTTTTCTGATTCTAATTTCTTGTTTAAAGCTTCAAATTCAAGTTCAACTTTTTTGATATCAAGTGCTTTTGTTATTTGTTCTTTTTGTAAATTTAATTTTTCTGCAAATGATTTCTTTTCTTCTGCAGGAATATCTTTCATTTTTGTAAATTCTATTGTTAGAACACCCTTTTTACCTAGAGTATCAACTCTTAAATTTTCAAGCTCTTCAAGAGATTTAGCATTTTGTATTTTTTCAATCCAAAGAGTCACTTTTTTTCCTATTTATTAAATTATTTTTTTATTCTTAAAGTCACGATTGTACCTGATTTTTTATTAGAGTTTGGTTATAATGAAACAGTATTATTTTAAAGGAAAAATGATGTGTATATTTTGCAAAATAGTTAATAAAGAGATACCAAGTAATATTATATTAGAAGATGAAAATTTCTTATCTTTCCATGATATAAACCCTACTAGAAAAGTTCATGCTTTAGTTATTCCAAAAGCTCATTATAGCTCTTTTGAAGATGCTCCAAGTAGTATTATGGGTTCTATGAGTGATTTTATAAAAAAAGTTACAAAAGAATTAAATATAACCGAGTCAGGTTATAGAATGATTACAAATATTGGAATACATGGAGGGCAAGAAGTTCCTCATTTACATTTTCATATAATTGGTGGAGAAAGTGTAGGAAGATTAGTTAGGGAAAAGAACGATTTGTAAGATAAACCATTTGGTTTATCTTACTCTTGAAAAGAACCTAAATTCATAATTTTTTGGTATTTTTTTTCTCTTCTTTGTTCAGGAGTTAATTTTTTAAGTTCTTCAACTGAATTCAAAAAGTATTCTTTTAAAGCCATTATAGCTTCATCTTTCTTTCTATGAGCACCAATTAAAGGCTCATTCACAACATCATCAATTAAATTTTGTTGTTTTAAATTATCTGATGTAATTTTTAAAGCTTGTGCTGCAGTTTCAACTTTTGATGGATCATTCCATAAAATTGCACTACATCCCTCTGGAGAAATAACCGCATAAACAGAATATCTCATCATTGCAAGTTTATCAGCAATAGAAATAGCTAAAGCTCCACCACTACCACCTTCTCCAATTACAACTGATACTGTAGGAGTAGTTAAATTTGCAAATTCGTAAAGATTTTTTGCTATCGCTTCACTTTGGTTTCTTTCTTCTGCCCCAAGACCTGGATATGCACCCGGAGTGTCAACTAACATTAGAATTGGAATCTGAAATTTTTCAGCCATTTGGGCAGCTCTTAAAGCTTTTCTATATCCTTCAGGACTAGGCATTCCAAAATTTCTTTTTAATTTCTCTTTTGTTCCTCTACCTTTTTGCTCACCAATTATTAAAGCCCTTTGTTTTCCAATAAAACCTAAATAGCATACAATTGCATTATCATCAACAAAGTGTCTATCTCCATGAATTTCATAAGCATCAGTCAACATACCATTAATATAATCAAGAGCATAAGGTCTATCAGGATGTCTTGCAAGTTGAAGTTTTTGATAATCATTTAAATTTTTAAATGTCTTTTCAACTTCTTTATCAAGTTTTTTGTTTAATATTTCAACAGCAGGCTCATCTGCCCTAGCTTTTGCTGTTAAAATTTCTTCTTCAATTTTTCTTATTTTATCTTCAAATTCTAAGTAAGTTGCCAATATTTTTCCTTATAGAAAAGAGCATTTTAGCTCTTTAAGGTTTAGATTTATTTTGTAAATTTTTTAAAAATTACAGAACCGTTTGTTCCACCGAAACCAAAATTATTACTCATAACAGTTGTTAATTCAACTTTTCTTGCAACGTTTGGAACAACATCTAAATCGCATTCAGGATCTTGGTTTTCAACATTAATTGTTGGAGGAATAACTCCTTCATTTAAAGCTTTTATCGCCATTATAGCTTCAATTGCTCCAGCAGCTCCAAGGCAGTGACCAATTTGTCCTTTTGTTGAAGATACAGGAGGACAATTTTCTTTTCCTCCAAATGCTTCTTTTATAGCTGCAGTTTCGTTTTTATCACCAACTGGAGTTGATGTACCATGAGTATTTATATAATCAATTTTTGGATATTCACCAGTTATATTTTTTGCCATTTCAAGAGCACTTCTCATAGCTCTTAATGGACCATCTGTTACGGGTGAAGTTATGTGGTTTGCATCACCACTTTCTCCAAAACCAATAATCTCACAATAAATTTTTGCACTTCTTTCAAGAGCGCTTTCAAGAGTTTCTACAACTAGTGCACCTGCACCTTCCCCCATAACGAATCCATCTCTATCCATATCAAATGGTCTAGATGCTTTTTTAGGGTCATCATTTCTTGTAGAAAGAGCTTTCATAGCAGCAAAACCACCAACACCAGCTCCACAAATTGCGCTCTCTGCACCTACAACTAAAATTCTATCAGCACCACCTAATGCAATAGTTTTAACTGCATCATTTAATGCATGAGTAGAAGCAGCACATGCAGTAACATGTCCTAGTGAAGGTCCCTTTAGATTATGTTCAATTGATATAAATCCACTTAGCATATTTGCTAAAGATGAAGGTATAAAAAATGGAGAAATTTTTCTTGAACCTTTTGTATCACAAATTGTAGAATTTTTTTGAATTGTACTTAATCCACCAATTCCAGAACCAGAGATAATGCCAAATCTAGGAGCATCTTTTTCATCAACTTTTTTATTTTCTGATGTAATAAATCCACTATCAATCATAGCTTCTTTAGCTGCTTTTATACCTAATTGAATGAATCTATCAGCTTTTTTTACTTCTTTTTTATCCATTACAGTTTCAGGATCAAAATTTTTCACTTCTCCTGCAATTTGTACAGAAAAATCGCTAATATCAAATAGTGTTATTGTATCAATTCCACAAACACCATTTACAGCCGCTTCGAAAGATTCATTTACGCTGTGACCTATAGAATTTATTGTACCTAGACCTGTAATAACAACTCTTTTCATCTAATTATGCTCCAATGTTTAATTTGTTTAATTATTAATTTAAATTATTCAATTTTTTTAAAAAAAAACTCAATAGTAGAAATTTTAAATGAAAGAATAAATCTTTCATTTAAGTAAAGCGCTTAATTACGCGTTATTTTCGATGTACGCTATTGCATCAGCAACAGTTAAGATTTTTTCTGCATCTTCGTCTGGAATTTCGATGTCAAATTTTTCTTCTAAAGCCATTACAAGTTCAACAACATCTAGTGAATCTGCACCTAAATCTTCAATGAACTTTGAATCTTCTTTAACTTCAGCTGGATCGCAATCTAATTGCTCTACAACAACCGCTTTTACATCATCTAATAATGCCATATCTTTATCCTTTTATAAAATTAATTGCAAATTATAGCAAAAAAGTTTTTAAAACCCTTTAAAATTTTTAAAATTATAGTTTAAAGCTATGCTTTAAACGTATAATCCACCATTTACTTTTAATATTTCACCTGTAATATAAGATGAGTGATCACTTAATAAAAATGCTACCGCATCAGCTATTTCTGAAGGATTTCCAAATCTCGAAAGGGGAATATTTTTTTCATATTCAGCTTTTACTTCATCTTTTAATAAATTTGTCATATCTGTTTGAATAAAACCAGGTGTTACTGCATTATATCTAATATTTCTACTAGATGCTTCTTTAGCAAATGATTTAGTCATTGCATTTAGCCCACCTTTTGATGCTGAATAATTTGTTTGTCCAGGATTTCCCATTTCTCCAACTATTGAAGATATGTTTACAATAGACCCAAATCTTTTTTTACCCATAACTTTTAGAGCTTCTCTGCATCCAATAAATGCTGAAGTAAGATTTGCATCTAAAACTGATGTAAAATCTTCCACACTCATTCTTAGAGCTAATTTATCTTTTGTAATTCCTGCATTATTTACTAAATAAGAAAGTTCTCCATCACTGTCAATTATAGTTTTAATTGCATTTACAAATTCTTCTTCAATAGTAACATCAGCTTTAATAATTGCAGCTGTTCCACCAGATTTTTCAATAAGTTCTTTTACTGCTTCAGCTTCTTCAATTTTACTTCTATAATTTATCCATACTTTTAAACCATAACTAGCTAAAGTTTGAGCAATTTGTGCACCAATACCTTTGCTAGCACCAGTTATTAATACATTCTTACCACTAAATTTCATATATATATCCTTTTTATTTTTACTTATACTTTTTTATTATAACAATAATTTTATTAGATTAAACTCCTCTTTTATTATCCCATAATCTAATATGAAGTCTATCTGAATACTTAAATCCATATTTTATGGCAAGGTTTACTACATTTAAAGAGTTCCTATCAATATTTTCAGCAGTATCACCTAGAGGCATTAAAAAAATTTCACAAGATGGAATATCTTTTATAATTTCTTTAATCTCAACAATTGCATTTGTTAAAAAATCATCACCAATTACAAATTTTAGATAAGATTCTTTTGTATTAGTTAAAATTTTTGTTAAAGTTAGTTTGTTTACTCTTTTTTTCAAAGGTTCCAAAGAGTTACTTAATTTTACGCTCATAGAAAATAAAATTTTATTTTGATATTCTTTTGTAAAATCTATATTTAATGAGCCATTTGTTTCTATAGTAACTTTATGATTCCTATTTATATAATATTCAAGTAGTTTCTGAAATTCATCATTGTTCCAATATAAAAGAGGTTCTCCTCCTGTTATTACAATATCGATT comes from the Aliarcobacter cibarius genome and includes:
- a CDS encoding 7-carboxy-7-deazaguanine synthase QueE; its protein translation is MLEVNEIFGPTIQGEGKLIGTPSIFIRFGKCNFKCVGFNVEYETPSGIKKCACDSYYAVDMEFKDSWKKYKSHADIVDEVENLLSSFEYDFKIDIVITGGEPLLYWNNDEFQKLLEYYINRNHKVTIETNGSLNIDFTKEYQNKILFSMSVKLSNSLEPLKKRVNKLTLTKILTNTKESYLKFVIGDDFLTNAIVEIKEIIKDIPSCEIFLMPLGDTAENIDRNSLNVVNLAIKYGFKYSDRLHIRLWDNKRGV
- the fabG gene encoding 3-oxoacyl-ACP reductase FabG is translated as MKFSGKNVLITGASKGIGAQIAQTLASYGLKVWINYRSKIEEAEAVKELIEKSGGTAAIIKADVTIEEEFVNAIKTIIDSDGELSYLVNNAGITKDKLALRMSVEDFTSVLDANLTSAFIGCREALKVMGKKRFGSIVNISSIVGEMGNPGQTNYSASKGGLNAMTKSFAKEASSRNIRYNAVTPGFIQTDMTNLLKDEVKAEYEKNIPLSRFGNPSEIADAVAFLLSDHSSYITGEILKVNGGLYV